The Pirellulales bacterium genome includes a region encoding these proteins:
- a CDS encoding LLM class flavin-dependent oxidoreductase — VWSETTPFDFSGKYFDLKHVGGKPKPWGDSRPLLMSAGSSPEGRAFAARHADCLFMVIGDDSKLAAEIATLRAGTSGIGVFASGHLMCRATPKETKEYYHYVVHENGDWEAAEAVIRKRIAGDGRSLPQERLRAMMERFISGGGTFPVIGSYDEVAATFKRLADAGLNGMAIATVNYVQEMPIIRDEVLPRLERLGLRQPLR; from the coding sequence GGTCTGGTCCGAAACCACGCCGTTCGATTTTTCCGGAAAGTATTTCGATCTGAAACACGTCGGCGGCAAGCCGAAACCGTGGGGCGACTCGCGGCCCTTGTTGATGAGCGCCGGGTCGTCTCCCGAAGGCCGCGCCTTCGCCGCGCGCCACGCCGATTGTCTGTTCATGGTGATTGGTGACGACTCAAAGCTTGCTGCCGAGATCGCCACCCTGCGGGCGGGTACGTCCGGCATCGGCGTGTTCGCCAGCGGCCACCTCATGTGCCGGGCAACGCCGAAAGAAACCAAGGAGTATTACCATTACGTGGTTCACGAGAACGGCGATTGGGAGGCGGCGGAAGCGGTGATCCGAAAACGCATCGCCGGCGACGGGCGCTCGCTGCCGCAGGAGCGCCTGCGCGCCATGATGGAACGCTTCATCAGCGGTGGCGGCACCTTTCCGGTCATCGGCAGCTATGACGAAGTGGCGGCGACGTTCAAACGTCTCGCCGATGCCGGCCTTAACGGCATGGCGATCGCCACCGTGAACTATGTGCAGGAAATGCCGATCATTCGTGACGAAGTCCTGCCGCGGCTCGAACGGCTGGGCCTGCGCCAGCCATTGCGCTAG